A portion of the endosymbiont of Galathealinum brachiosum genome contains these proteins:
- the prsK gene encoding PEP-CTERM system histidine kinase PrsK produces the protein MYIEVISFGISTALFLILGLVMLTGQRDNLPKTMLAVASLASAVWSGAVTYLAAYGSSLNSSFLLETTLLLELFRSLAWFAFLLVMLRTAYKSSDQVNKNFKITFAGLSIFILGLMLLVLYRVAGGSFFELIAGNDVLIGHLLISIGGIVIIEQLYRNTSEEHRWALKYLWIGIGGMFAYDFYLYSDAFLFQRIDNELWNARGFIHAMVVPLIAVAIKREMRWSIGDDSIDIFLSRRMVFHTTTLLGAGAYLIFIGFGGYYVRDMGGEWGAVAQATFLFAAVMILAVLLFSGRIRARLKVGIDKHFFHYKYDYREEWLRIIRTLSSHDKSIRLHERAIRALAQIIDSPGGLLVMERENGCFESDERWNYRSISVREPADSAFIKFLSEQQFVISLDEYNNDPDMYTRLGPLEIPEWISGNKDAWLVVPLMLQDHMMGFVVLLRSPAHERYFNWEDSDLLKTAGRQAASHLAQYDAAQALVSAKRFEEVNRLSAFIVHDVKNMVGQLSMVVSNAAKHKSNPMFIDDAIITVENSVNKMNKLLVRLRGGGESDGYGPVGLCALLEDSIRNCTKAGTLPIPVLNCLNQNVQVTADKDRMSANIAHIIQNAQDATNEKDSITVRLSKQGNFAIIEVEDTGEGMDEAFIHDRLFQPFESTKGTMGIGVFQVREYVHKLGGQLDVESQIGQGTIFRLHIPLSQSQETTSHPQVVHLNEHEKRKR, from the coding sequence ATGTATATTGAAGTCATCAGTTTTGGTATTTCTACCGCTCTATTTTTAATATTAGGGCTGGTAATGCTCACAGGGCAGCGTGATAATCTGCCAAAAACTATGTTGGCGGTGGCTTCTCTTGCTAGTGCTGTCTGGTCTGGTGCTGTAACTTATCTTGCTGCATATGGAAGTTCACTCAACTCTAGTTTTTTACTTGAAACCACTCTTTTACTTGAATTGTTCCGTTCGTTAGCCTGGTTTGCATTCTTACTGGTTATGCTACGTACAGCATACAAATCCTCTGATCAGGTAAATAAAAACTTTAAAATTACCTTTGCTGGTTTAAGTATTTTCATTCTTGGTTTAATGCTTCTGGTGCTTTATCGTGTGGCAGGTGGTTCATTCTTCGAGTTAATAGCGGGTAATGATGTATTAATAGGGCATTTGCTTATTTCTATAGGCGGTATTGTTATCATCGAACAACTCTATCGCAACACGTCTGAAGAGCATCGCTGGGCCCTGAAATATTTATGGATAGGCATAGGTGGTATGTTTGCTTATGATTTTTATCTTTACTCCGATGCATTCCTTTTTCAACGTATAGATAATGAGCTCTGGAATGCGCGTGGTTTTATTCATGCGATGGTTGTACCGTTAATTGCGGTGGCAATCAAACGTGAAATGCGTTGGTCAATTGGTGATGATTCAATTGATATCTTCCTGTCCCGACGTATGGTTTTTCATACCACTACTTTATTAGGTGCGGGTGCCTACCTTATATTTATCGGTTTTGGTGGTTATTATGTTCGTGATATGGGTGGAGAATGGGGGGCTGTTGCGCAGGCAACCTTTTTATTTGCAGCAGTGATGATTTTAGCTGTATTGCTATTTTCTGGGAGAATTCGAGCTCGTTTGAAAGTCGGCATTGATAAGCACTTTTTTCACTATAAATATGATTATCGTGAAGAATGGCTGAGAATTATCCGTACATTATCATCACATGATAAATCCATTCGTTTACATGAGAGAGCCATTCGTGCTCTGGCTCAAATCATTGATAGCCCGGGTGGCTTATTGGTTATGGAGAGAGAAAATGGTTGTTTTGAATCAGATGAGCGCTGGAACTATAGAAGTATAAGTGTGCGTGAGCCTGCAGATTCAGCTTTTATTAAATTCCTTTCAGAGCAGCAGTTTGTAATTAGTCTTGATGAGTATAACAATGATCCGGATATGTATACCAGACTAGGTCCGTTGGAGATACCTGAGTGGATTTCTGGCAATAAGGATGCCTGGTTAGTCGTACCTCTCATGTTGCAGGATCATATGATGGGTTTTGTCGTTTTATTACGTTCACCTGCACATGAACGTTACTTTAACTGGGAAGATAGTGACCTGTTAAAAACAGCTGGTCGTCAGGCGGCAAGTCATCTGGCTCAATACGATGCGGCCCAGGCATTAGTCAGTGCTAAAAGGTTTGAAGAAGTAAACAGGCTCTCTGCATTTATCGTTCATGATGTTAAAAATATGGTTGGACAGCTTTCAATGGTGGTTTCTAATGCGGCCAAACATAAAAGCAATCCGATGTTTATTGATGATGCCATTATCACTGTGGAAAATTCAGTGAATAAAATGAATAAACTCCTCGTGCGTCTACGAGGCGGCGGTGAATCTGATGGGTATGGTCCTGTTGGTTTATGCGCGTTGCTGGAAGATAGTATTCGTAACTGTACTAAAGCTGGAACCTTGCCAATTCCTGTTTTAAATTGTTTAAATCAGAATGTACAGGTAACTGCAGATAAAGATCGTATGTCAGCAAATATTGCCCATATTATTCAAAATGCACAGGATGCAACGAATGAAAAGGACAGTATTACAGTGAGATTAAGCAAGCAAGGCAATTTTGCTATTATAGAAGTTGAAGATACGGGAGAAGGTATGGATGAAGCTTTTATCCACGATCGTCTATTCCAGCCTTTTGAGTCGACTAAAGGAACGATGGGTATTGGTGTGTTTCAAGTACGTGAATACGTGCATAAGTTAGGTGGTCAGCTAGATGTTGAGAGCCAGATAGGTCAGGGCACTATATTCCGTTTGCATATCCCCTTGAGCCAGTCTCAGGAAACCACAAGTCACCCGCAAGTTGTACATTTAAATGAACATGAGAAGCGTAAGCGTTAA